The following are encoded together in the Humulus lupulus chromosome 5, drHumLupu1.1, whole genome shotgun sequence genome:
- the LOC133780483 gene encoding mRNA export factor GLE1-like produces the protein MGAECWNECLKLLGVAEAAEASMVSDQLSSGISDFDTHFQGLIVQKSVKALDNHLTAIQRDHELRSQIEERKIRSDAAYEGAKRKEKALLEEKLRQEKAKAEAEAKLIAEEANRAAMEAQRREEKEAAEKEANEASSQAAVQKEALGLQTKAKTKDSEFEKPINSASTGNLATRKI, from the exons ATGGGTGCTGAGTGTTGGAATGAGTGTTTAAAGCTTTTGGGCGTTGCTGAAGCAGCAGAAGCATCAATGGTTTCtgaccagttaagctctggaatttcagattttgatactcactttcaaggcctcatagttcagaaaag TGTCAAAGCACTTGATAATCACTTGACTGCTATCCAAAGAGACCATGAACTCAGGTCCCAGATAGAAGAAAGGAAAATAAGAAGTGATGCGGCTTATGAAGGggccaaaagaaaagagaaagctcTCCTCGAAGAAAAACTCCGCCAAGAAAAAGCCAAAGCAGAAGCTGAG GCAAAACTCATAGCTGAAGAAGCAAATAGGGCTGCAATGGAAGCTcagagaagagaagaaaaagaggcTGCTGAAAAGGAGGCCAATGAAGCGTCAAGCCAGGCTGCTGTTCAGAAGGAAGCTTTAGGATTGCAAACTAAAGCCAAAACCAAGGATtctgaatttgaaaaaccaataaattCAGCATCAACAGGTAATTTGGCTACCAGGAAAATATAG